One genomic segment of Helianthus annuus cultivar XRQ/B chromosome 14, HanXRQr2.0-SUNRISE, whole genome shotgun sequence includes these proteins:
- the LOC110908238 gene encoding uncharacterized protein LOC110908238 — translation MAGDSIDLDISDDESYPTVPIWDLSDEEDVESEDDLFWEREFADELEGLPVDKEVGTFDPEGDLAYLEALLVGSPMTDIKQEEVVVEEEEHHSWPVVLITNASKSSKPREKAMRRTPGIMFQRLLPGQGRMCSHRSLYGCALTIDRSSNCKVNTGRWSMNSEHRLERIQNDKEEFGS, via the exons ATGGCAGGTGATTCTATTGATCTGGATATCTCTGATGATGAGTCTTATCCCACCGTACCAATATGGGATTTGTCAGATGAAGAGGATGTGGAAAGTGAAGATGACTTGTTTTGGGAGAGAGAATTTGCGGATGAGTTAGAGGGTTTGCCTGTAGATAAAGAAGTTGGTACGTTTGATCCGGAGGGTGACCTTGCATACTTAGAAGCTTTACTCGTTGGAAGCCCAATGACGGACATCAAACAAGAAGAAGTGgtggtggaagaggaagaacaccACAGCTGGCCCGTGGTACTGATAACGAATGCGAGTAAAAGTTCAAAACCACGGGAGAAGGCAATGAGAAGAACACCTGGGATCATGTTTCAGCGGCTCCTACCAG GTCAAGGTCGCATGTGTTCTCATCGATCTCTGTACGGGTGTGCTTTGACCATAGATAGGTCAAGTAATTGCAAAG TGAATACGGGCCGTTGGAGTATGAACTCGGAGCACCGGCTCGAGCGTATACAAAATGACAAGGAGGAGTTTGGAAGCTGA